One Setaria italica strain Yugu1 chromosome I, Setaria_italica_v2.0, whole genome shotgun sequence DNA window includes the following coding sequences:
- the LOC101769526 gene encoding uncharacterized protein LOC101769526: MAGARAVAVATPAAPPRAADPSTNLAPRRCSLYRVSCRQNPRVAAPVGLAATRSRGTRGPARLSSRDPAEAETDAGAGRIPKDDSSYLWTLGLGSVGGAAVIKYGSILLPDITRPNIVLALLMVSLPVVAAVLILLKASSSED, translated from the exons ATGGCGGGTGCCCGCGCGGTTGCCGTGGCCACTCCAGCCGCGCCGCCACGAGCCGCCGATCCCAGCACAAACCTGGCGCCGCGGCGCTGCAGCCTCTACCGGGTGAGCTGCCGGCAAAACCCCCGGGTGGCCGCGCCGGTCGGTCTCGCGGCCACGAGGAGCCGCGGCACCCGAGGTCCCGCGCGCCTCTCCAGCCGCGACCCCGCCGAGGCCGAaacggacgcgggcgcggggcgaATCCCCAAG GATGACTCCAGCTACCTGTGGACATTGGGCCTCGGATCCGTTGGTGGCGCCGCGGTTATAAAGTACGGAAGCATCCTGCTCCCTGACATCACAAGGCCAAACATTGTGCTAGCTCTGCTGATGGTGTCCCTGCCTGTCGTAGCTGCAGTTTTGATTTTGCTCAAGGCGAGCTCATCGGAGGACTGA
- the LOC101769933 gene encoding uncharacterized protein LOC101769933: MAFALSTLPFVPSNPSPSSRAPADAAFPPRRVHFSAAVRSGGGDLPLACAAPRHRGRAPRRRRGGRLLVWASADYYATLGVPRSATNKDIKAAYRKLARQYHPDVNKEPGATEKFKEISAAYEILSDEQKRALYDQYGEAGVKSAVGGSGGAYTTNPFDLFETFFGASMGGFSGMDQSTFRTRRRSTAVQGEDIRYDVILGFTEAIFGTEKDIILSHLETCDTCGGSGSRAGSKMRICSTCGGRGQVMRTEQTPFGLFSQVSICPACAGEGEVISEYCRKCSGEGRIRVRKEIKVKIPPGVSKGSTLRVRGEGDAGPKGGPPGDLYVCLDIEEPSDIKRDGINLYSTVSVSYIEAILGTTKKVRTVDGTSELRIPPGTQPGDVIVLAKQGVPSLNKPSIRGDHLFTVTVTIPKRISGREKELLEELASLSGGGFARTAAKPKPAKPKPVHEEKEVGTSQEDAGKSNEGEGGWLKKLTDFAGSIANGAAKWLNDNL, translated from the exons ATGGCGTTCGCGCTGTCCACGCTGCCGTTCGTGCCCTCTAATCCCTCGCCATCCTCCCGCGCCCCCGCTGACGCCGCGTTCCCTCCTCGTCGGGTCCACTTCTCTGCCGCCgtccggagcggcggcggcgacctcccGCTTGCCTGTGCTGCGCCGCGGCATCGCGGGCGGGCTCCAAGGCGGCGCCGCGGAGGGAGATTGTTGGTCTGGGCGTCGGCCGACTACTACGCGACACTGGGCGTGCCGCGCTCTGCGACCAACAAGGACATCAAGGCCGCCTACCGGAAGCTTGCGCGCCAG TACCATCCTGATGTCAACAAGGAGCCTGGAGCAACTGAAAAATTTAAAGAGATAAGCGCAGCATATGAG atATTGTCAGATGAACAGAAGAGGGCATTATATGACCAATATGGTGAAGCTGGGGTTAAGAGTGCGGTTGGAGGCTCGGGTGGAGCTTACACA ACTAATCCATTTGATCTCTTTGAGACATTCTTTGGAGCAAGCATGGGTGGCTTTTCTGGCATGGACCAGAGCACATTTAGGACACGCAGGCGAAGCACTGCTGTTCAGGGTGAAGACATCAG ATATGATGTCATTCTGGGCTTCACAGAGGCGATATTTGGAACAGAGAAAGACATTATATTATCTCATTTGGAAACATGTGATACATGTGGTGGCTCTGGATCGAGGGCTGGCTCCAAGATGAGAATATGTTCCACATGTGGTGGGCGAGGGCAAGTAATGCGAACCGAGCAAACCCCATTTGGTCTGTTCTCCCAG GTTTCTATTTGCCCCGCTTGTGCTGGAGAGGGTGAAGTCATTTCCGAGTATTGCAGGAAATGTTCTGGAGAGGGGCGTATTCGTGTCAGGAAGGAGATCAAAGTAAAAATCCCTCCAGGAGTGAGTAAGGGTAGCACTCTTCGTGTACGTGGGGAAGGTGATGCAGGACCAAAAGG TGGGCCTCCAGGAGATCTTTATGTTTGCCTCGATATAGAGGAGCCATCAGATATCAAAAGGGATGGTATAAACTTGTATTCAACTGTCTCAGTAAGCTACATTGAAGCTATTTTGGGCACCACTAAGAAG GTCAGAACTGTTGATGGAACCAGTGAACTTCGAATACCTCCAGGTACCCAACCTGGTGATGTAATTGTCTTAGCAAAGCAAGGCGTTCCATCATTGAATAAGCCATCTATACGTGGTGATCATCTATTCACTGTTACTGTCACAATACCCAAACGTATAAG TGGGCGGGAAAAGGAATTACTTGAGGAACTTGCATCTTTGAGTGGTGGTGGTTTTGCTCGAACAGCCGCCAAGCCGAAGCCGGCCAAGCCAAAAC CCGTTCATGAAGAGAAAGAAGTTGGCACAAGTCAAGAAGATGCAGGTAAATCCAATGAAGGAGAGGGTGGGTGGTTGAAGAAACTTACAGATTTCGCAGG GTCCATTGCCAATGGCGCTGCGAAGTGGCTGAATGACAACCTGTAG
- the LOC101770596 gene encoding ribonucleoside-diphosphate reductase large subunit: MYVVKRDGRQESVHFDKITARLKKLGYGLSAEHCDPVLVAQKVCAGVYRGVTTSQIGELAAETAAAMTASHPDYASLAGRIAVSNLHKNTMKSFSETVKVLYVHCDERSGLMAPMIADDVYEIIMKNAARLDNEIKYDRDFDYDYFGFKTLERSYLLKVGGKVVERPQHMLMRVSVGIHKDDIESAVRTYHMMSQRWFTHASPTLFNAGTPRPQLSSCFLICMKDDSIEGIYDTLSECAVISKCAGGIGVSIHNIRATGSYIRGTNGTSNGIVPMLRVFNDTARYVDQGGGKRKGAFAVYLEPWHPDIFEFLDLRKNHGKEENRARDLFYALWIPDLFMERVQRNEQWSLFCPNEAPGLADCWGDEFQNLYDKYEREGKAKKVVAAQALWFDILKAQIETGTPYMLYKDSCNRKSNQQNLGTIKSSNLCTEIIEYTSPEETAVCNLASIALPRFVREKGVPIESHPAKLVGSSGSKNRYFDFDKLAEITLMVTCNLNKIIDISYYPIENARRSNIRHRPIGIGVQGLADTFILLGMPFDSPEAQQLNKDIFETIYYHALKASAELAAKEGPYETYAGSPVSKGILQPDMWNVIPSDRWNWSAMREMISQVGLRNSLLVAPMPTASTSQILGNNECFEPYTSNIYSRRVLSGEFVIVNKHLLHDLTEICVWSPVLKNKIIYEDGSVQKVTEVPDDLKAVYKTVWEIKQKTIVDMAIDRGCYIDQSQSLNIHMDQPNFGKLTSLHFHAWSKGLKTGMYYLRTRAAADAIKFTVDTTLLKEKQQTSEEEDVQVKMAQVVCSLNNRDECLACGS, encoded by the exons ATGTACGTGGTGAAGCGCGACGGCCGGCAGGAGTCGGTCCACTTCGACAAGATCACGGCGCGGCTCAAGAAGCTCGGCTACGGCCTCAGCGCGGAGCACTGCGACCCCGTCCTCGTCGCACAGAAGGTCTGCGCCGGCGTCTACAGGGGCGTCACCACCAGCCAGatcggcgagctcgccgccgagaccgccgccgccatgaccGCCTCGCACCCCGACTACGCATCG CTGGCGGGGAGGATCGCCGTCTCCAACCTGCACAAGAACACCATGAAGTCCTTCTCAGAGAC GGTAAAGGTTCTGTATGTGCATTGCGATGAGAGGTCTGGCTTGATGGCTCCCATGATTGCTGATGATGTCTACGAGATCATAATGAAG AATGCTGCTCGCTTGGACAATGAGATAAAATATGACCGAGATTTCGACTACGATTATTTTGGTTTTAAGACACTTGAGAGGTCTTATCTGTTGAAAGTTGGTGGAAAGGTCGTGGAAAGGCCGCAGCATATGTTGATGAGAGTTTCTGTTGGCATACATAAGGATGATATTGAATCGGCTGTCAGAACATACCACATGATGTCTCAGCGCTGGTTCACTCATGCTTCCCCGACCCTTTTCAACGCTGGCACTCCAAGGCCCCAG CTAAGTAGCTGCTTCCTTATCTGCATGAAAGATGATAGTATTGAGGGAATTTATGATACTCTCTCGGAATGTGCTGTGATAAGCAAATGCGCTGGAGGAATTGGTGTCTCAATTCACAACATTCGAGCTACTGGGAGCTACATTCGAGGAACAAATGGTACTTCTAATGGAATTGTTCCTATGCTACGTGTTTTCAATGATACTGCCCGTTATGTTGATCAAGGTGGAGGCAAGAGAAAAG GTGCATTTGCTGTTTATTTGGAGCCTTGGCATCCTGATATCTTTGAGTTTCTTGATCTAAGAAAGAACCATGGAAAG GAGGAGAATCGTGCAAGGGATCTTTTCTATGCTCTGTGGATTCCTGATCTATTCATGGAAAGGGTACAACGCAATGAACAGTGGTCACTGTTTTGTCCCAATGAAGCTCCAGGTTTGGCTGATTGCTGGGGAGATGAGTTTCAGAATCTGTACGATAAATATGAAAGAGAG GGCAAGGCAAAGAAAGTGGTTGCAGCACAGGCCCTCTGGTTTGATATTCTGAAGGCACAGATAGAAACTGGAACACCGTATATGCTTTAtaag GATAGTTGCAACAGAAAAAGTAACCAACAAAATCTTGGCACAATTAAGTCTTCCAATTTGTGTACTGAGATAATTGAATACACAAGTCCTGAAGAAACTGCCGTATGCAATCTTGCATCAATTGCCTTACCACGTTTTGTGAGGGAAAAG GGTGTTCCTATTGAGTCCCATCCAGCTAAGCTTGTTGGTAGCAGTGGGTCAAAAAATAGATACTTCGACTTTGATAAACTAGCTGAG ATTACTTTGATGGTTACATGTAATCTCAACAAAATCATTGATATTAGTTATTATCCCATTGAGAATGCAAGGAGGTCAAATATAAGGCACAGGCCAATTGGGATAGGTGTTCAAGGCTTGGCAGATACTTTTATTCTACTTGGAATGCCATTTGATTCACCAGAG GCCCAGCAGTTAAACAAGGATATTTTTGAAACTATTTATTATCATGCCTTGAAAGCTTCTGCTGAGCTTGCTGCAAAAGAAGGTCCTTATGAAACGTATGCTGGGAGCCCTGTCAGCAAG GGCATTCTTCAACCTGATATGTGGAATGTCATTCCATCAGACAGATGGAACTGGTCAGCAATGAGGGAGATGATTTCTCAAGTTGGATtgaggaactctcttcttgttGCCCCTATGCCCACTGCTTCCACTAGTCAAATTCTTGGCAACAATGAGTGCTTTGAACCATACACATCAAATATATACAGTCGAAGAGTTTTAAG TGGTGAGTTTGTCATAGTAAACAAGCATCTTCTCCATGATCTGACTGAGATATGTGTCTGGTCTCCTGTTCTGAAAAACAAGATTATCTATGAGGATGGCTCTGTCCAAAAGGTTACTGAGGTTCCAGATGATCTAAAAGCAGTTTACAA GACTGTTTGGGAGATCAAGCAGAAAACTATTGTTGACATGGCCATTGATCGCGGTTGCTATATCGATCAGAGCCAGAGCCTTAATATTCACATGGATCAACCAAACTTTGGGAAGCTGACTTCCTTGCACTTCCATGCTTGGTCAAAG GGCCTGAAAACAGGGATGTATTACCTAAGAACACGCGCTGCAGCAGATGCAATTAAGTTTACAGTGGATACTACTCTCCTCAAG GAGAAGCAACAAACTTCAGAAGAAGAGGATGTCCAGGTTAAAATGGCACAAGTGGTCTGTTCCTTGAACAACCGGGATGAGTGCTTGGCATGTGGAAGTTAG